A window of Alkalicoccobacillus plakortidis contains these coding sequences:
- a CDS encoding IS3 family transposase (programmed frameshift): MTKRNRRIFSSPFKKQLVQLYEAGKPRTEIIREYELNPSTFDRWVSQFRNSGSFEEKDNRSPEQEELLKLRKENQKLAMENDILKQAALIMGRKFRVIQQNRHKYSVTDMCAVLKLPRSTFYYEAKQPCKKEEEALRALITEIFHQSRQSFGQRKIKKMLERRGWQVSRRRIGRIMKEKGLVSKYTVAQYKPTRSPSNEASIENVLDRQFKQEQVLKVVVSDLTYVRVKDKWHYICIIIDLYNREIIGYSAGPNKDAALVQRAFASIPYNLHKLGMFHTDRGGEFKNHLIEEALSTFSIERSLSHKGTPYDNAVAEATFKAVKTEFVSGQIFSSQQELDLALFDFVHWFNHVRIHGSLNYLTPEEYKVTHLKEFV, translated from the exons ATGACTAAAAGAAATCGTCGAATCTTTTCATCACCATTTAAAAAGCAACTTGTTCAACTATATGAGGCAGGGAAGCCTCGTACTGAGATTATTAGAGAATATGAGTTAAATCCATCTACCTTTGATCGGTGGGTGAGTCAGTTTCGCAATAGTGGTTCTTTTGAAGAAAAGGACAATCGGAGTCCTGAACAAGAAGAACTACTAAAGTTACGCAAAGAAAATCAGAAACTGGCTATGGAAAATGATATTTTAAAGCAAGCAGCGCTGATTATGGGGCGAAAAT TCCGAGTAATTCAACAGAACCGGCATAAATACTCTGTCACTGATATGTGCGCTGTTCTTAAGCTTCCAAGAAGCACGTTTTATTATGAGGCCAAACAACCGTGCAAAAAGGAAGAAGAGGCCCTTAGGGCCTTGATTACCGAGATTTTTCATCAGAGTAGACAGTCTTTTGGTCAGCGCAAAATTAAAAAAATGCTTGAGAGAAGAGGCTGGCAAGTCTCTCGACGACGTATTGGACGAATCATGAAAGAAAAAGGGCTCGTTTCGAAATATACCGTTGCCCAATATAAACCGACTCGGAGTCCGTCTAACGAAGCCAGTATTGAGAATGTGTTAGATCGACAGTTTAAACAAGAACAAGTGCTCAAAGTCGTCGTGAGTGACCTGACTTATGTACGCGTGAAGGACAAGTGGCATTATATTTGCATCATCATTGATTTATATAATCGAGAAATTATTGGCTATAGTGCTGGACCGAATAAGGACGCAGCTCTGGTTCAACGCGCCTTCGCCTCGATTCCTTACAACCTTCATAAACTTGGAATGTTTCATACAGACCGAGGTGGAGAATTTAAGAACCACCTCATCGAGGAAGCTCTTTCGACGTTTAGTATTGAGAGATCATTAAGCCATAAAGGAACGCCCTACGATAACGCTGTCGCAGAAGCAACATTTAAAGCAGTTAAGACGGAGTTTGTCTCAGGTCAGATCTTCTCTAGCCAACAAGAACTTGATCTCGCTTTATTTGATTTCGTCCATTGGTTTAACCATGTTCGTATTCATGGATCTCTTAACTATTTAACACCGGAAGAATACAAAGTCACGCACCTTAAGGAATTTGTCTAG
- a CDS encoding DUF4188 domain-containing protein, whose translation MNINKGRITPKTDQPLAVFIIGVKINKLWAVHKWFKSFMSMRPMVAELYQNKAELGFYHTDYFLTWRGITLVQYWDSHESIMSYSRGAKHLKAWKHFNKSVAADHSLGIYHEAYTVAAHQYHSVFVNMPEVGLLKAQK comes from the coding sequence ATGAATATTAATAAAGGACGTATCACGCCTAAAACCGATCAGCCACTAGCTGTCTTTATTATTGGTGTGAAAATTAATAAGCTATGGGCTGTACATAAATGGTTTAAAAGCTTTATGTCGATGAGGCCGATGGTTGCTGAATTGTATCAAAATAAAGCGGAGTTAGGCTTTTACCACACTGATTATTTTCTAACATGGCGGGGCATCACACTAGTTCAATATTGGGATTCGCATGAATCAATCATGTCCTATTCAAGAGGCGCCAAACACTTGAAGGCATGGAAGCATTTTAATAAAAGTGTTGCAGCCGATCATAGTCTAGGTATTTATCATGAAGCCTATACAGTTGCAGCTCATCAATATCATTCTGTTTTTGTAAATATGCCTGAAGTAGGACTATTAAAAGCTCAAAAATAA
- a CDS encoding TetR/AcrR family transcriptional regulator → MPLTYPYTANLKHILSQTEMLIKEHGCAHTTLKMIMEKAEVSKGAIYHYVKSKDELFGLMLQKNIAETNDSFWEILNSKCTDLSEPLKAITEGLTFFLNKEDVSNPIFIYLLGKNDNPAVEKVLDEFYQFSEKQASSWIQAGQEGGVIETSIDPKATASSFLAYSYGLRVTLMLSKERALNVKEQFYSYMLHVLSPKSSQKRTSQY, encoded by the coding sequence ATGCCACTAACCTATCCCTACACTGCTAATCTGAAGCATATCTTAAGCCAAACTGAGATGTTGATTAAAGAACACGGATGTGCTCACACTACACTAAAAATGATCATGGAAAAAGCTGAGGTTTCAAAAGGCGCCATCTATCATTATGTTAAAAGTAAAGATGAATTATTTGGCCTGATGTTGCAGAAGAATATCGCTGAGACCAATGATTCATTTTGGGAGATCTTAAATAGTAAGTGTACAGATCTTTCAGAGCCACTCAAAGCAATTACTGAAGGTTTAACTTTTTTCCTTAACAAAGAGGATGTATCTAATCCTATTTTCATTTATCTACTTGGTAAAAATGACAACCCAGCAGTAGAAAAGGTGTTAGACGAATTCTATCAATTTAGCGAAAAGCAAGCGAGTAGCTGGATACAAGCTGGCCAAGAAGGTGGAGTCATTGAAACCTCTATTGATCCGAAAGCAACTGCCTCATCATTTCTTGCCTATTCTTACGGATTAAGAGTAACTCTAATGTTATCGAAGGAGCGCGCCTTGAATGTAAAGGAGCAATTTTATTCCTACATGCTGCACGTTCTCTCCCCAAAGTCATCACAAAAAAGAACCTCGCAATATTAA
- a CDS encoding NAD(P)/FAD-dependent oxidoreductase, whose amino-acid sequence MTTIVVGAGIFGASVAYSLALSGEDVCVVDQQHEGQATAAGAGIVCPWFTERGESWYTLASAGAKYYQDLLEQLRQDGEEETGYKIVGAMAISEDPEKLDRIEQMARLRQEEAPEAGDITRLTQKQANMLYPPLDSRYEAVHISGAARLDGRLLRNSLQKAAEKHGVQFLNARAELVVEQEVVKGVLVDNQLLPADHVVLTSGAWINEILETIGVRIPVEPQKGQIAHLELPGVDTSKWPVILPKTGHYQLSFDDSRVVVGATRETGSGFDYRVTAEGLKEVLDEALYVAPGLANSTLKETRIGFRPSLALMSLRCLVEFPQLKDWSLQLD is encoded by the coding sequence ATGACAACCATTGTAGTAGGGGCTGGGATTTTTGGTGCTAGTGTAGCTTACTCACTAGCTTTATCAGGAGAAGATGTATGTGTTGTTGATCAGCAGCATGAAGGTCAAGCTACAGCAGCCGGTGCTGGGATTGTGTGCCCGTGGTTCACAGAGCGGGGGGAGAGTTGGTATACTCTTGCTTCTGCCGGCGCGAAATATTATCAAGATTTACTAGAACAGTTACGGCAAGATGGTGAAGAAGAGACTGGTTACAAAATAGTAGGGGCGATGGCAATTAGTGAAGACCCTGAAAAGCTTGACCGGATCGAACAAATGGCAAGGCTACGACAAGAGGAAGCACCAGAAGCAGGAGACATAACTAGACTTACACAAAAGCAGGCAAACATGCTATATCCACCACTAGATTCAAGGTACGAAGCTGTTCATATTAGTGGTGCGGCGAGGCTAGATGGAAGATTACTGCGAAATTCTCTGCAAAAAGCAGCAGAAAAGCATGGCGTACAATTTTTAAACGCAAGAGCAGAACTAGTTGTGGAACAAGAAGTGGTTAAAGGGGTTTTAGTTGATAATCAATTGCTTCCCGCTGATCACGTTGTTCTAACTAGTGGCGCATGGATAAATGAAATACTAGAAACGATCGGCGTGCGCATCCCAGTGGAACCACAAAAAGGACAAATTGCACACCTTGAACTTCCGGGAGTAGACACATCAAAGTGGCCAGTTATCCTTCCAAAAACGGGTCACTACCAATTATCTTTTGATGATTCACGTGTTGTAGTTGGGGCAACCCGCGAAACAGGATCTGGCTTTGATTACAGAGTAACTGCAGAAGGCTTAAAAGAAGTCTTAGACGAGGCATTATACGTAGCTCCTGGATTAGCAAATAGTACTCTAAAGGAGACTCGAATTGGCTTTAGACCAAGCTTGGCCCTGATGTCACTCCGTTGTTTGGTCGAATTCCCACAGTTAAAGGATTGGTCGTTGCAACTGGATTAG
- a CDS encoding M20 family metallopeptidase, whose protein sequence is MSDFETIRSIIDAKQPLFEDTAKKIWNLAELRFEETKSSKLLSEILEQEGFKLTYNVAGLSTAFTASYGSGSPVISFLGEFDALSQLSQKPEIPHQEPIQAGESGHGCGHHLLGTGALAAAVTVRHYLDKHQLSGTVRFYGCPGEEGGSGKAFMAREGVFDDIDTAITWHPGSYNGIWAVESLANYQVSFRFKGKASHAAASPHLGRSALDAVELMNVGVNYLREHMIDEARVHYSIVNSGGLSPNVVQPEAEVLYLVRAPEISQVDALFKRVEKIAKGAALMTETTFEIHFEKGCSNFIRNHVLEEQMAAAFQTVPLAIYTDEEQSFAKAIQKSITEEERTGFFNDIKEMLPDNQKQLIHSLEEKDLLEDVIPTTSKKGKNIGSTDVGDVSWIAPTVQCFTTCFTVGTPFHTWQMVTQGVSTAAFKGMRQASLVMADTAIRLFESPELVDQAKKELHSKLDKTPYVCPIPKGVTPSLVK, encoded by the coding sequence ATGTCTGACTTCGAAACCATTCGCTCCATTATCGATGCTAAACAACCTCTTTTTGAAGATACTGCTAAGAAAATTTGGAATCTTGCTGAGCTACGTTTTGAAGAAACGAAATCTTCAAAATTATTGAGCGAAATACTTGAACAGGAAGGATTTAAGCTTACATATAATGTGGCTGGTCTTTCAACTGCGTTCACTGCCTCTTACGGATCTGGTTCACCGGTCATTTCCTTTTTAGGTGAGTTCGATGCTTTATCGCAGCTAAGTCAAAAGCCAGAAATCCCCCATCAAGAGCCTATTCAAGCCGGCGAGAGCGGCCACGGATGTGGTCATCACCTTCTTGGTACCGGGGCACTTGCTGCCGCTGTCACTGTTCGTCATTACCTAGATAAACATCAACTCTCTGGGACTGTTCGTTTTTATGGCTGTCCAGGTGAAGAAGGTGGATCTGGGAAAGCATTTATGGCGCGTGAAGGTGTTTTCGATGATATTGATACAGCCATTACTTGGCACCCTGGTAGCTATAATGGCATTTGGGCTGTTGAATCACTAGCTAATTATCAGGTTTCCTTTCGTTTTAAAGGAAAGGCTTCTCATGCCGCTGCAAGTCCTCACCTTGGAAGAAGCGCATTAGATGCCGTGGAATTAATGAATGTTGGAGTGAATTATTTAAGAGAGCATATGATTGATGAAGCACGGGTCCATTATTCAATTGTTAATTCCGGTGGTCTTTCTCCTAATGTAGTTCAACCTGAAGCTGAAGTTCTGTATCTAGTGCGCGCACCAGAAATTAGTCAAGTTGATGCCTTGTTCAAACGAGTAGAGAAGATTGCAAAGGGCGCCGCATTGATGACTGAAACAACTTTTGAGATTCACTTTGAAAAAGGCTGCAGTAATTTCATTCGTAATCATGTGCTAGAGGAACAGATGGCTGCTGCTTTTCAAACCGTTCCATTAGCCATCTATACCGATGAAGAACAGTCTTTTGCAAAAGCCATTCAAAAATCGATCACAGAAGAAGAACGAACAGGCTTCTTTAACGATATTAAAGAAATGCTACCAGATAATCAGAAGCAACTGATCCATTCTTTAGAAGAAAAAGACTTGCTAGAGGATGTTATACCAACTACATCAAAAAAAGGGAAGAATATCGGGTCCACTGATGTAGGGGATGTGAGTTGGATCGCTCCAACTGTACAATGCTTCACCACTTGTTTTACTGTGGGCACTCCATTTCATACGTGGCAAATGGTTACACAAGGAGTTAGCACAGCCGCATTTAAAGGAATGAGACAAGCTTCATTAGTCATGGCAGATACAGCCATTAGACTATTTGAATCACCAGAACTTGTTGATCAAGCTAAAAAAGAGCTTCATTCTAAACTTGATAAAACACCATATGTTTGTCCAATACCAAAGGGTGTAACACCCTCACTCGTAAAATAA
- a CDS encoding AbgT family transporter, which yields MSTAQMEKKGLFNRFLNVVEKVGNKLPHPFILFIYLAIFLMIVSFIVNLFDVTVTHPTTSEEIVAKSLLSKEGVLYMLSSMLDNFTGFAPFGLVIVMMFGIGLAQKVGFFETFMKSTIIRAPKGLITYAIIFTGVLGNIASDAAMIIIPPLAGMVYYAIGRHPLAGMAAAFAGVGIGFTANFLIAGTDALLSGITTEAARIIIPDYTVTPVDNWFFMCASVVMLVFVGAFITDKIVEPRLGKFDPKYADQGLINEKISNPTSQEIKGLRNAVIAGGLYIVILAALIVPVNGFLRSDEGTIIPSPFISNIIPIILIMFILVAVVYGKTAGTIKKSADVPTLMAEAMKDMSGYIVLIFAAAQFISYFNWTNLSTITAISSSSLLQNANFTGMGFVVSFILLVTIVNLVISSGSAQWALMAPVFVPLFMLLDYDPAFAQLAYRIGDSTTNNISPVNPYVIMVLGFMKRYDSRFGFGSIISLMLPYTLIILVIWIVMFLAWNLIGIPIGPGTGVYLDQ from the coding sequence ATGTCAACTGCGCAAATGGAGAAAAAAGGATTATTCAACCGTTTTTTAAATGTCGTTGAGAAAGTTGGAAATAAACTTCCACATCCTTTTATTCTCTTTATCTACTTAGCTATTTTCCTAATGATTGTTTCTTTTATTGTTAACTTGTTTGATGTAACAGTTACTCATCCAACAACAAGTGAAGAGATTGTAGCTAAATCGTTATTATCAAAAGAAGGCGTTCTTTACATGCTATCCTCCATGCTTGATAACTTTACAGGGTTTGCTCCTTTTGGACTTGTCATTGTCATGATGTTCGGTATTGGACTCGCTCAGAAAGTTGGATTTTTTGAAACGTTTATGAAATCAACGATCATTCGTGCGCCAAAAGGACTGATTACCTACGCGATTATTTTCACAGGTGTATTAGGTAATATCGCTTCTGATGCCGCTATGATTATTATCCCACCCTTAGCAGGCATGGTTTATTACGCAATTGGTCGTCACCCATTAGCAGGTATGGCTGCCGCTTTTGCTGGTGTTGGGATTGGGTTTACAGCTAATTTTTTAATTGCTGGGACTGATGCGCTGCTTTCAGGCATCACAACGGAGGCTGCTAGAATCATCATTCCTGATTATACCGTTACACCGGTTGATAACTGGTTCTTTATGTGTGCATCCGTCGTTATGTTAGTTTTTGTAGGTGCGTTTATTACGGATAAAATAGTAGAACCACGACTAGGGAAATTTGATCCGAAGTATGCGGATCAAGGACTCATCAATGAAAAAATCAGTAACCCGACTAGTCAAGAAATCAAAGGACTTCGTAATGCAGTGATTGCAGGTGGACTCTATATCGTAATACTTGCAGCACTTATCGTTCCTGTAAATGGTTTCTTAAGAAGCGATGAAGGAACCATTATTCCTTCACCATTTATTTCTAACATCATTCCGATTATACTAATCATGTTTATCCTTGTTGCAGTTGTATATGGTAAAACAGCCGGTACAATTAAGAAAAGTGCTGATGTTCCTACCTTAATGGCTGAAGCAATGAAGGACATGTCAGGATACATTGTCTTAATCTTTGCAGCGGCACAATTTATTAGTTATTTTAACTGGACTAATTTAAGTACGATTACTGCTATATCTAGTTCTTCATTGTTACAAAATGCGAATTTTACTGGTATGGGTTTTGTCGTTTCTTTTATCTTATTAGTAACAATTGTTAATCTGGTTATTTCTAGTGGATCAGCACAATGGGCGTTGATGGCTCCCGTCTTTGTCCCATTATTCATGCTTCTCGACTATGATCCTGCTTTCGCACAACTTGCCTATCGTATTGGTGACTCAACTACAAATAATATCTCACCAGTTAATCCATATGTCATTATGGTGTTAGGTTTTATGAAACGATATGATTCTCGCTTTGGGTTTGGGTCTATCATTTCATTGATGCTTCCATATACATTGATTATTCTTGTAATCTGGATTGTTATGTTCCTAGCGTGGAATCTAATTGGTATTCCAATTGGACCAGGAACAGGTGTTTACTTAGATCAATAA
- a CDS encoding amidohydrolase, which translates to MAWCEYQTTAYIVEKLSPLSFKLFLGKDVSDSDARMGLPTQEEDQWHVDRARKNGVPHELLEKMKGNHTGLVAQLDTGKPGKHMAFRFDIDALPIHETQEVEHAPVKNQFASRHNGQMHACGHDGHTSIGLGVAHLLHDLKDELTGTYTLIFQPAEEGVRGAKSIVQKGWLDHADLFLAGHIMHQPEGTIVPGISSSLATSKYNVVFSGVSSHAGASPETGQNALFAAATAATQLYGIARHSGGATRINVGKLIAGNGRNIIADTAYMEIETRGETNELNEYVSSKAEKILKAAADMHDVQVSTELVGKGISAQSDDIWNEIVQSSVSDSTYVTHVSPAFEKIGGSEDATYMMERVQAKGGLATYLLYGSTLSAAHHNPAFDYGEGVLAIAVDSLIHIVLNQQI; encoded by the coding sequence TTGGCTTGGTGCGAATATCAAACAACGGCTTATATTGTAGAAAAGCTCAGCCCGCTTTCGTTCAAGCTATTTTTAGGAAAAGACGTCAGTGATTCAGATGCTCGTATGGGCCTTCCAACTCAAGAAGAAGATCAATGGCACGTAGATCGTGCTCGAAAAAACGGTGTTCCTCATGAGTTACTTGAAAAAATGAAAGGTAATCATACAGGTTTAGTTGCTCAATTAGACACAGGTAAACCAGGTAAACATATGGCGTTCAGATTTGATATTGATGCCCTACCTATACACGAAACTCAAGAGGTAGAGCATGCTCCCGTCAAAAATCAATTTGCATCAAGACATAATGGACAGATGCATGCTTGTGGCCATGATGGACATACATCAATTGGTCTTGGAGTTGCACATCTACTTCATGACTTAAAGGACGAGTTGACCGGTACATATACACTTATTTTCCAACCGGCAGAAGAAGGCGTTCGTGGAGCTAAATCAATTGTTCAAAAAGGTTGGCTTGATCATGCTGATTTATTCTTAGCTGGTCATATCATGCATCAACCTGAAGGAACAATTGTCCCTGGAATTTCCTCATCGCTTGCTACATCAAAATATAATGTTGTGTTTTCTGGTGTTTCGTCGCATGCAGGAGCGAGTCCAGAAACCGGACAAAATGCATTATTTGCAGCAGCCACTGCCGCTACTCAGCTCTACGGTATCGCGCGCCATTCAGGTGGAGCGACTAGAATCAATGTTGGTAAGCTGATTGCAGGGAATGGGCGTAACATCATTGCTGACACTGCCTATATGGAAATCGAAACCCGTGGTGAAACAAACGAACTTAACGAATACGTGTCATCAAAAGCGGAGAAGATCCTCAAAGCAGCAGCTGATATGCACGATGTTCAGGTATCTACAGAATTAGTTGGAAAAGGAATTTCAGCACAATCAGACGACATATGGAATGAAATTGTTCAATCGTCTGTGAGTGATAGTACGTATGTAACACATGTGTCACCTGCTTTTGAAAAGATTGGCGGTTCTGAGGATGCTACCTATATGATGGAGCGTGTTCAAGCAAAAGGTGGACTCGCCACCTATCTTTTATATGGATCTACCCTTTCAGCAGCTCATCATAATCCAGCCTTTGACTACGGGGAAGGTGTTCTCGCAATAGCTGTGGATTCACTCATCCATATTGTGTTAAATCAACAAATTTGA
- a CDS encoding LURP-one-related/scramblase family protein produces the protein MVKKFTFFKASFDISPFNWVVEGDVFNHHYILRDESTEIMTVKKEWLTWGDTYHVTINEEKLVLPCLAIMIVLDLVLHNKKSQNHSTAFHNN, from the coding sequence GTGGTCAAAAAGTTCACGTTTTTCAAGGCCAGTTTTGACATATCTCCTTTTAATTGGGTCGTTGAAGGCGATGTGTTTAACCATCATTACATCCTCAGAGATGAATCAACAGAAATCATGACGGTTAAAAAAGAATGGCTGACCTGGGGAGATACGTATCATGTAACGATTAATGAGGAAAAGTTAGTGTTACCTTGTTTAGCGATTATGATCGTTCTTGATTTGGTGCTACATAACAAAAAGAGTCAAAATCATTCTACGGCGTTTCATAACAATTAA
- a CDS encoding AEC family transporter, with protein sequence MGIGEIFIILIPIFFVIILGYLAGYLNVFDKNSSKGINTLVTKFALPAHLFVGVTTTPRDVLLAQWPFMIALVLGIFVFYFIIFLVTKFGFKFNLSNAAMFSLNSAQPTFAFMGIPVLGSLFGSEAVAVPIAVTGIVVNALLDPTATIMGTIAQREKAENESMAKVVAKTFAHGLREPLALVPLIAVILTLLGFHAPGLLSDSFNEIGDVTSGVALFAVGVTVGIRKVSFNIPAFSIAFLKTIVQPTLMFLIAWAMGMSAENTTMLVLLVAFPGSAVAAMIAVRFESMEAEAGSAFVLSALISVLTLPFLISLLM encoded by the coding sequence GTGGGAATTGGTGAAATTTTTATTATCCTGATACCGATCTTTTTTGTTATTATATTAGGGTATCTAGCAGGGTACTTGAATGTATTTGACAAGAACTCATCAAAAGGGATTAATACACTTGTTACAAAGTTTGCATTACCTGCACATCTATTTGTAGGTGTCACAACGACACCTCGAGATGTGTTACTAGCCCAATGGCCATTTATGATCGCATTGGTTTTAGGGATCTTTGTTTTTTATTTTATTATATTTTTGGTTACGAAATTTGGATTTAAGTTTAACTTATCCAATGCGGCAATGTTCTCCTTGAACTCTGCCCAACCAACTTTTGCTTTTATGGGTATTCCTGTTCTAGGAAGTTTGTTTGGGTCAGAGGCTGTCGCCGTACCTATCGCTGTAACAGGGATTGTGGTAAACGCACTTCTTGATCCTACGGCTACGATTATGGGGACAATTGCACAACGAGAAAAAGCAGAAAATGAGAGCATGGCAAAAGTTGTAGCCAAAACGTTTGCACACGGATTACGTGAGCCGTTGGCATTGGTTCCGCTAATTGCCGTTATTTTAACACTTCTTGGATTCCATGCTCCAGGTTTGTTATCAGATTCCTTTAATGAAATAGGGGACGTTACCTCTGGTGTAGCATTATTTGCGGTTGGTGTAACCGTGGGTATTCGTAAAGTGAGCTTTAACATCCCTGCATTTAGCATTGCTTTCTTAAAAACAATTGTTCAGCCAACGCTAATGTTCTTAATTGCTTGGGCAATGGGTATGTCAGCTGAAAATACAACGATGCTTGTTCTTCTTGTTGCATTCCCAGGCTCAGCGGTAGCAGCCATGATTGCTGTTCGCTTTGAATCAATGGAAGCAGAAGCAGGCTCTGCATTTGTACTGAGTGCGCTTATATCAGTGCTTACGCTGCCTTTCTTAATTTCATTATTGATGTAA
- a CDS encoding NAD-dependent malic enzyme — translation MNSTQTLSKQEVKTALKGKDLLMNPSLNKGVAFTEEERKELDLEGLLPPTVLTIKEQSDRAYEQFLSQPTSLRKNVVLSDLANRNRVLFYHLFSKHIAEMLPIVYTPTVGTAIQEYSHEYYRPEGLYLSINDLDGISKAFDNIDANPEDIDVIVATDSESILGIGDWGVGGIKIAIGKLAVYTAAAGIDPSRVLAVVLDAGTNNKKLLDDPLYIGERHERVRGEKYDQFISTYVDEALKKFPGALLHWEDFGGANARKIIDDYKDSVLNFNDDIQGTGAVTLSAVVSGLKVTGQPLEKQRVVVFGPGSAGIGNADQIVGAMALNGITEEEAYKNFWAVDQFGLLTEDRGNTADFHKPYLRPDSEVSDWKRDEQGQISLLEVVKQVKPTILIGTSGSTGAFNEEIIREMAAHTERPIIMPMSNPTSLAEAVPEDLINWTDGQALIATGSPFAPVSYKGVDYVIGQANNAFVFPGLGLGAVAVKAKLITEKMFAASANAVANATKGTGRGAAILPRVEDLRSVSTEVAIAVAKAAIEDGVARITPDNIEQAVKDAMWEPTYKSIVPSN, via the coding sequence GTGAATTCAACACAAACTTTATCTAAACAAGAAGTGAAAACAGCTTTAAAAGGTAAGGATTTATTAATGAATCCAAGCTTAAATAAAGGCGTTGCTTTTACGGAAGAAGAAAGAAAAGAATTAGATTTGGAAGGGTTACTTCCCCCGACTGTATTAACTATAAAAGAACAAAGTGATCGAGCGTATGAGCAATTTCTTTCGCAACCGACAAGCTTACGAAAAAATGTTGTGCTAAGTGATTTAGCTAACCGTAATCGAGTCTTATTTTATCATTTGTTTAGCAAGCATATTGCTGAGATGCTACCTATCGTTTACACACCAACTGTAGGTACAGCAATCCAGGAATATAGCCATGAATATTATCGTCCAGAAGGATTGTATCTTTCTATTAATGATTTAGATGGTATTTCTAAAGCCTTTGATAACATTGATGCAAATCCAGAGGATATTGATGTCATTGTAGCTACTGACTCTGAAAGCATCCTAGGAATAGGAGACTGGGGAGTTGGAGGAATTAAAATTGCGATTGGTAAGTTAGCTGTATATACAGCTGCAGCAGGAATTGATCCTAGTCGTGTTCTGGCAGTTGTGTTGGATGCAGGTACAAATAATAAAAAGCTTCTTGATGATCCATTGTATATAGGAGAGCGTCACGAACGTGTTCGTGGTGAAAAGTATGATCAATTTATTTCTACTTATGTAGATGAGGCATTAAAGAAATTCCCTGGAGCTTTGCTTCATTGGGAAGATTTTGGTGGAGCGAATGCGCGTAAAATTATTGATGATTACAAAGACTCAGTTCTGAATTTTAATGATGATATCCAAGGAACTGGAGCCGTTACGTTATCAGCTGTTGTTTCAGGCTTGAAAGTAACAGGGCAACCTTTAGAAAAACAGCGTGTCGTTGTATTTGGTCCAGGTTCAGCTGGGATTGGGAACGCTGATCAAATTGTTGGTGCCATGGCATTAAACGGAATTACAGAGGAAGAAGCCTATAAAAACTTCTGGGCTGTCGATCAGTTTGGATTGCTAACAGAAGACAGAGGCAATACAGCAGACTTCCATAAGCCGTATCTTCGCCCAGACTCAGAAGTTTCTGATTGGAAACGAGATGAACAGGGTCAGATTAGTTTATTAGAAGTTGTAAAACAGGTGAAACCAACCATTCTTATTGGTACTTCAGGATCAACCGGTGCATTTAACGAAGAAATCATTCGTGAAATGGCGGCTCATACTGAGCGACCGATCATCATGCCGATGTCAAACCCAACGTCACTAGCTGAAGCTGTTCCGGAAGATCTTATTAATTGGACAGATGGACAAGCGTTAATTGCCACAGGAAGCCCGTTTGCTCCAGTCAGCTATAAGGGTGTTGATTACGTAATTGGTCAGGCGAACAATGCATTTGTTTTCCCTGGTCTTGGACTTGGTGCCGTAGCTGTAAAAGCGAAACTTATTACAGAGAAAATGTTTGCTGCTTCTGCTAATGCTGTTGCGAATGCAACAAAAGGTACAGGCAGAGGAGCTGCTATATTGCCTAGAGTAGAAGATCTTCGCTCGGTATCAACCGAAGTCGCTATTGCTGTTGCAAAAGCAGCCATTGAAGATGGTGTTGCTCGAATAACTCCTGATAATATCGAACAGGCAGTTAAAGATGCAATGTGGGAACCGACGTATAAATCGATTGTACCGTCAAACTAA